Within the Brassica oleracea var. oleracea cultivar TO1000 unplaced genomic scaffold, BOL UnpScaffold04923, whole genome shotgun sequence genome, the region GACATACTTGATAAAATGCGCAAGAGTAAGATGGAATTTGATATTAGTGTATATAATATCATATCATTCACGGGATGTGCAATGCTAGTAAGGTCAATGATGCTTGGGATCTATTATGTAGCCTCCCTCTCAGAGGAGTGAAGCCTAATGTCATAACGCACAATATAATGATTGGAGGATTATGTAAGAAAGGGTCACTGTCTAAAGCTGATATGTTGTTTAGAAAGATGGGAGAGGATGGGATTGCGCCAGATGATTGTACGTACAACATACTAATCCGGGCACATCTTCGAGGTGGTGAGTTAACCACATCAGCAGAACTTATAGAAGAAATGAAGAGTTGTGGGTTCTCAGCAGATGCTTCCACTGTTAAGATGGTGATGGATATGTTATCGAGCCGTGAATTGGACAAAAGCTTTTTGAATATGCTTTCTTAGTGGGTTTGTTGTTTTGTCTATTGTTTCTGAGAGTTGaaaagtttgtttttctttaatgcTTAGTTATGAATTATCTTAACAAAGGTTTGGTTTATGTGTGACAATAATcgatatcccttatatattaat harbors:
- the LOC106322014 gene encoding pentatricopeptide repeat-containing protein At3g22470, mitochondrial-like: QEMVSEGAHPDIVTYKILLDGLCDKGELEMALNASKVNDAWDLLCSLPLRGVKPNVITHNIMIGGLCKKGSLSKADMLFRKMGEDGIAPDDCTYNILIRAHLRGGELTTSAELIEEMKSCGFSADASTVKMVMDMLSSRELDKSFLNMLS